One Mycolicibacterium sp. TUM20985 genomic window, AAGAGCCCATGGGGCCTGGCGTTGAGAAAGGGCATCGATGATGGTTGGCGGATTGCTGGCGAAGGCTGCAGGAGCAGTGTTCACCGGCTTGGTTGGCGTGACGGCCTACGAAGTGGCGCGCAAGGCGGTCGCGAAGGCTCCAGTCCGACAGGCGGCGGTGGCGACGACGGCGCTGGGTATTCGTGGAGC contains:
- a CDS encoding DUF1490 family protein translates to MMVGGLLAKAAGAVFTGLVGVTAYEVARKAVAKAPVRQAAVATTALGIRGARKAEEGAENLRLKAADVMAEARERVGEEVPPPAVADADHGHGHDH